The Pedosphaera parvula Ellin514 genome includes a window with the following:
- a CDS encoding MarR family winged helix-turn-helix transcriptional regulator, producing MSSARSSENQKSGVAFLLTQVGAHAAFQFAERLETLKLDPAHAGILRAINAENGLSQRELAKLMGMFPSRLVLVLDELEKAGLIERKASAEDRRTHMLHLTARGKETLQNIGRIAREHQDAFCAALNASERETLAALLSKLAAHHHLTPGVHPGYRKL from the coding sequence ATGTCAAGCGCTCGTTCATCAGAAAATCAAAAAAGTGGTGTTGCCTTCCTCCTCACTCAGGTCGGCGCGCATGCGGCATTTCAATTCGCCGAGCGCCTCGAAACGCTGAAGCTTGATCCCGCTCACGCTGGCATCCTGCGCGCCATCAATGCCGAAAACGGACTGAGCCAGCGGGAACTTGCAAAACTGATGGGAATGTTCCCCAGCCGCCTTGTCTTGGTGCTGGATGAACTGGAAAAAGCCGGCCTCATCGAAAGAAAAGCCAGCGCCGAAGATCGGCGAACTCACATGCTCCACCTTACGGCGCGCGGAAAAGAAACCCTGCAAAACATTGGTCGCATCGCCCGCGAACACCAGGACGCCTTCTGCGCCGCCCTAAACGCCTCCGAACGCGAAACCCTCGCCGCCCTCCTATCAAAACTCGCCGCCCACCACCACCTCACCCCCGGCGTCCATCCCGGCTACCGAAAATTGTGA
- a CDS encoding response regulator: MLVIYERVLPVILLAEDNEDDVFFFNRSLNRIGVTNPVQVVYNGEDALAYLKGTGIYADRTKYPLPSLCVFDIKMPRLTGLEVLQRLREDPAFNDLAVIVWSTSTYSKEQELANQLGAKAYLVKPTVPGELDATFQSIIQQWLPE; this comes from the coding sequence GTGTTGGTAATTTACGAGCGCGTGTTACCAGTAATACTTTTGGCTGAAGACAATGAAGACGATGTGTTTTTCTTCAATCGTTCACTCAATCGCATTGGCGTCACGAATCCAGTGCAGGTGGTTTATAACGGTGAGGATGCGCTGGCTTACCTGAAGGGGACTGGGATTTACGCGGATCGGACAAAATATCCGCTGCCATCCTTATGCGTGTTCGACATCAAGATGCCGCGATTGACCGGCCTGGAAGTATTGCAACGGCTCAGGGAGGACCCGGCTTTTAATGATTTGGCGGTAATCGTTTGGTCGACCTCAACGTATTCAAAGGAACAGGAACTGGCGAATCAATTGGGAGCGAAAGCTTATCTCGTAAAGCCGACTGTGCCGGGAGAGTTGGATGCGACATTCCAGAGCATCATCCAGCAGTGGCTGCCGGAGTAG
- a CDS encoding sensor histidine kinase — MQEDAEQKSHPVSESAYRLLVEEIKDYAIFLLDTKGIISSWNQGAMRIKGYQPAEIIGKHFSIFFPPEDVADDKPSKELKAAIQEGRYEAEGWRLRKDGSRFWASVVITALRDKDGQLAGFAKVTRDLTAKKMEEEALRSKTRELESFAHTVSHDLRAPLRSIGRFSDLLAAECGSKLNEEEKHFLGRIRQSVESMEVLLKGILEYSRVGFSAAELRSLSLEDCLKDVCAMNESEIQNSSAGVEIVTPMPHVLANRTLLVQIFSNLIGNALKYVSEGRKPEIKVWAKLHGQQVTIFVKDNGTGIQEQDFARIFNLFERLATGPSNIAGTGVGLAIVKKAAERMGGTIEVACSTINEGSIFRVSLPAADSGPRMFVGTTSSQLENQQ, encoded by the coding sequence ATGCAAGAGGATGCTGAGCAAAAGTCCCATCCAGTCAGCGAGTCAGCGTATCGCCTCCTGGTTGAGGAGATAAAAGATTATGCCATTTTCCTGCTGGATACCAAGGGAATCATCAGTTCCTGGAATCAGGGTGCCATGCGCATCAAGGGATATCAGCCTGCCGAAATCATTGGTAAACATTTCTCAATATTTTTCCCCCCGGAAGACGTGGCGGATGACAAACCGTCCAAGGAGTTGAAAGCCGCCATCCAGGAAGGCCGTTATGAGGCTGAGGGGTGGCGTTTGCGCAAAGACGGCTCAAGATTCTGGGCGAGCGTAGTGATTACTGCATTGAGGGACAAGGATGGCCAGTTGGCCGGATTTGCCAAGGTTACCCGTGATCTTACCGCGAAAAAAATGGAAGAGGAAGCCCTCCGAAGTAAGACACGTGAACTGGAATCGTTCGCTCATACGGTTTCTCACGATTTGCGAGCACCTTTGCGTTCAATCGGCCGGTTCAGCGACCTGCTGGCGGCAGAATGTGGATCGAAACTGAACGAGGAGGAAAAGCATTTCCTTGGCCGCATCCGCCAGTCTGTCGAATCCATGGAAGTATTGCTCAAGGGCATCCTGGAATATAGCCGGGTCGGTTTTTCCGCCGCTGAGTTGAGGAGCCTGTCGTTGGAGGACTGTCTTAAGGATGTATGTGCGATGAACGAAAGCGAGATTCAGAATTCCTCGGCTGGAGTCGAAATTGTCACGCCCATGCCGCATGTTCTGGCCAATAGAACACTGTTAGTACAGATTTTTTCCAACCTGATTGGCAATGCGCTCAAGTACGTGTCGGAAGGGAGAAAACCAGAGATAAAGGTTTGGGCCAAATTACACGGTCAACAGGTCACGATTTTTGTAAAGGACAATGGCACCGGGATTCAGGAGCAGGATTTTGCCCGTATTTTTAATTTATTCGAACGCCTTGCAACCGGTCCTTCGAACATCGCCGGAACAGGAGTTGGATTGGCAATCGTGAAGAAGGCGGCGGAGAGGATGGGAGGCACGATTGAAGTGGCATGCTCAACGATTAACGAAGGCAGCATATTTCGAGTTTCACTGCCAGCCGCCGACTCTGGGCCCAGAATGTTCGTGGGCACGACCAGCAGTCAGCTTGAGAATCAACAGTGA
- a CDS encoding formylglycine-generating enzyme family protein yields MLKEISEWQEGFFWGHYLIEPSGDTTILTDHEHQGSLLSRRRDACIINEAMNYLSFVLVTSLAAVSIQPSQAVDTTAPNPKQTSAFAPTVTNTAKPAGPAPEGMVWIPGGEFSMGSEDPTTDTICGGHEPMSDARPIHRVYVDGFWMDKTDVTNEQWEKFVKATGYITIAERAPTKEEFPTAPPENLVAGSTVFTPTPGPVPLNSMFQWWRYQKGANWRHPEGPDTDLKGREKYPVVQIAYPDAVAYAKWAGKRLPTEAEFEFAARGGSAGKTYAWGNDLKPGGKWMANIYEGTFPTKDTGADGFAGIAPVAQFPPNDYGLYDMAGNVWQWCSDWYRADYYTQLAATGTVARNPQGPDTPFDPAEPTEKKRVHKGGSFLCTDQYCTRYMVGTRGKGEVTTASNHLGFRCVKQSDATKKESASNNH; encoded by the coding sequence ATGCTAAAAGAAATCTCAGAATGGCAGGAGGGATTTTTTTGGGGTCATTACCTGATTGAACCGTCCGGCGACACAACTATACTCACGGATCACGAACATCAAGGCTCGCTGCTCTCAAGGAGGCGAGACGCCTGCATTATCAATGAAGCTATGAATTATCTCTCCTTCGTCCTTGTAACCTCGCTCGCAGCGGTTTCAATCCAGCCTTCCCAGGCCGTCGACACCACAGCACCCAACCCAAAACAAACCTCTGCTTTTGCCCCGACCGTTACCAACACTGCAAAGCCTGCCGGCCCTGCCCCCGAAGGAATGGTTTGGATTCCCGGCGGCGAGTTTTCCATGGGCAGCGAAGACCCGACCACCGACACCATCTGCGGTGGACACGAGCCAATGAGCGACGCACGCCCCATTCATCGCGTTTATGTGGATGGCTTCTGGATGGACAAAACCGACGTGACCAACGAGCAGTGGGAGAAGTTCGTCAAAGCCACCGGCTACATTACCATTGCCGAGCGCGCGCCAACGAAGGAAGAGTTCCCCACCGCACCGCCCGAAAACCTCGTTGCCGGGTCCACAGTCTTCACCCCAACGCCGGGTCCGGTGCCGCTCAACAGCATGTTCCAATGGTGGCGCTACCAGAAAGGCGCGAACTGGCGTCATCCGGAAGGACCCGACACCGACCTCAAAGGCAGGGAGAAATACCCCGTGGTGCAGATCGCGTACCCCGATGCAGTGGCTTACGCGAAGTGGGCCGGCAAACGCCTGCCAACCGAAGCCGAATTCGAATTCGCCGCACGAGGCGGTTCCGCTGGAAAAACGTACGCCTGGGGCAATGACTTGAAACCCGGCGGCAAGTGGATGGCTAACATTTACGAGGGCACGTTCCCAACCAAAGACACTGGTGCAGATGGCTTCGCTGGCATCGCCCCGGTCGCACAGTTTCCACCCAACGATTACGGCCTTTACGACATGGCAGGCAACGTCTGGCAATGGTGCAGCGACTGGTATCGGGCAGACTATTACACGCAACTTGCGGCCACCGGCACTGTCGCGCGCAATCCACAGGGACCGGACACTCCATTCGACCCTGCCGAGCCCACGGAGAAAAAGCGCGTGCACAAGGGCGGCTCATTCCTTTGCACCGATCAGTACTGCACCCGCTACATGGTCGGCACACGGGGCAAGGGCGAAGTCACCACCGCGAGCAACCACCTTGGCTTTCGTTGCGTGAAACAATCAGATGCCACGAAAAAGGAAAGTGCTTCAAATAATCATTGA
- a CDS encoding GH25 family lysozyme produces the protein MKKTIRPSTLQRTALAAASLLLTMGAGSAWARPLGVDVSNNNGSINWTTIKNGGISFAWAKANEGTTFTDGFYSSNISNGKAAGVVMGAYDFARPAANSPTAEANYFWNIVKNTVAADGKTLMPALDFEDFSGHAGASSFSDWANQWCNSIKSKAAANGVSITPVIYTTTGEACSFDGSVAQWGAWIAQPDNGNPQTGNAWEDGGCQPWGSGAWDVWQYHWPSSAGNTLAFMDRDVFNGSSITPLIATSTSEGFDVTLKPSSIVYPGGQEEVFAANSTDGNTWHAWNSGPGTGWTAGYFDAWSMESAVVPVFHSGFMEIFAVGSGGYVNHNYNSGAGTSWNGWSSILAGSFTGNPGAVARPSGYMKVEVHGSDGTITDIYQNGAGQPWGYQSLGGGIASDPTIIINTNGYVQVFATDTSGYLVNRWDTGQGTSWNSGGWTRIGSGSCSGRPCAVVRPDGGVEVFVRNTNKSINHYYHGSFAASWGSDNLGTAGSGFASNAAGMASANGAVEIFVTDSNNNLYHKWNTGTGTAWGNWNLLVQGATSDLRH, from the coding sequence ATGAAAAAAACCATCAGACCATCAACCCTGCAACGGACGGCGCTGGCCGCCGCCTCGTTGTTGCTGACCATGGGAGCCGGGAGCGCGTGGGCGCGGCCACTCGGCGTGGACGTTTCCAACAACAACGGTTCAATCAACTGGACGACCATCAAAAACGGCGGCATCTCGTTCGCCTGGGCCAAGGCCAATGAGGGGACAACCTTCACGGACGGATTTTACAGCAGCAACATCAGCAACGGCAAGGCCGCCGGGGTTGTCATGGGTGCTTATGATTTTGCCCGCCCCGCTGCGAACTCGCCCACGGCGGAGGCCAATTACTTCTGGAACATCGTGAAAAACACGGTTGCGGCCGATGGCAAGACCCTCATGCCGGCGCTCGATTTTGAGGATTTTTCCGGCCATGCCGGCGCCAGCAGCTTCTCCGACTGGGCCAACCAGTGGTGTAATTCCATCAAGAGCAAAGCTGCCGCAAATGGAGTTTCGATCACACCTGTAATCTATACGACCACCGGTGAAGCCTGTAGCTTTGACGGCAGCGTGGCGCAGTGGGGCGCCTGGATTGCCCAACCCGACAATGGGAATCCGCAGACCGGCAACGCCTGGGAGGATGGCGGCTGCCAACCTTGGGGATCGGGCGCCTGGGATGTGTGGCAATACCACTGGCCCAGCAGTGCGGGCAACACCCTTGCCTTCATGGATCGCGACGTCTTCAATGGCAGTTCGATCACGCCGCTGATCGCGACGTCCACCAGCGAGGGATTCGACGTTACGCTCAAACCGTCTTCGATCGTCTATCCCGGCGGACAGGAGGAGGTTTTTGCCGCCAACAGCACTGATGGCAACACGTGGCATGCCTGGAACTCCGGCCCGGGAACAGGTTGGACTGCGGGTTATTTTGATGCCTGGAGCATGGAAAGCGCTGTGGTGCCGGTTTTTCACAGTGGCTTCATGGAGATTTTTGCGGTTGGCTCGGGCGGGTATGTGAACCACAATTACAATAGCGGAGCGGGAACCTCGTGGAATGGCTGGAGCAGCATACTGGCGGGTTCGTTCACCGGCAATCCGGGAGCCGTCGCGCGGCCAAGTGGATACATGAAGGTTGAAGTCCATGGCAGTGATGGAACCATAACGGATATTTATCAAAACGGTGCCGGCCAGCCTTGGGGGTATCAAAGCCTGGGTGGCGGTATTGCCAGCGACCCTACGATAATAATCAATACCAACGGCTATGTGCAGGTATTTGCCACGGACACCAGCGGATATCTGGTGAACCGGTGGGATACCGGTCAAGGCACGTCATGGAACAGCGGTGGTTGGACCCGGATCGGCAGCGGAAGCTGCTCGGGGAGACCGTGCGCCGTTGTGAGGCCTGATGGTGGCGTGGAAGTGTTTGTGCGCAATACAAACAAATCCATAAACCACTATTACCACGGGAGTTTTGCGGCTAGTTGGGGTTCAGACAATCTGGGCACGGCAGGCTCCGGATTTGCCTCAAATGCCGCTGGGATGGCATCTGCGAACGGTGCCGTGGAAATCTTTGTGACCGACTCCAATAACAATCTGTATCACAAGTGGAACACCGGCACGGGAACGGCTTGGGGCAACTGGAATTTGTTGGTACAAGGTGCCACCAGCGATCTGCGTCACTGA